A region of Heliangelus exortis chromosome 4, bHelExo1.hap1, whole genome shotgun sequence DNA encodes the following proteins:
- the MRPL1 gene encoding large ribosomal subunit protein uL1m isoform X1 encodes MRRVKDAGYLITGASSAEPRVLAPRRGGVFPGLDQRLSAVPALVFSRPYAAAAKTAKKSFKKAKQEETKKKGTGRRPLLSKPVDDVYLTWLYRRPSYSPEQAVAMLKKFQELDFTHPKQHVYINVFLDMALEKKKKVDPFSGVVLLPHRYTEETNKVLVFTENEQEAEIARENGAAIVGGVELVKWILEDEIQADFYVAVPAIIPKLIPLRNKLKRKYPNTKRKSLGPDILKMLQLFRDGLEYTVQDENVIKTRIARLDMPAEQIIANLKAVVHDICTYKPSNYSPLVQQLVIRSSTSEGLLLNLDGLLPQVEKTEEIKNADEDGEEEDDEKKLTQESAST; translated from the exons ATGAGGAGGGTAAAGGATGCAGGTTACCTGATCACAGGTGCATCTTCAGCAGAGCCACGGG TTCTGGCCCCACGTCGCGGCGGGGTCTTCCCCGGGCTCGACCAGCGCCTCTCCGCCGTCCCAGCCTTGGTGTTCTCCCGGCCCTACGCAGCGGCAGCCAA aactgcaaaaaaaagtttcaaaaaggccaagcaggaagaaacaaagaagaaaggCACTGGTAGGAGGCCACTGCTGAGCAAGCCAGTGGATGATGTGTACCTGACCTGGCTGTACAGGCGCCCGTCCTACAGCCCGGAGCAGGCTGTGGCCATGCTGAAGAAATTCCAGGAGCTGGACTTCACTCACCCCAAGCAGCATGTCTACATCAATGTCTTCCTAGATATGGCTCTAGAGAAAAAG AAAAAAGTGGATCCATTCTCAGGTGTTGTTCTCCTCCCACACCGCTacacagaggaaacaaacaagGTCTTGGTTTTCACAGAG aATGAACAAGAAGCTGAAATAGCTCGAGAGAATGGAGCTGCTATTGTGGGAGGAGTTGAATTAGTCAAatgg ATTTTGGAAGATGAGATCCAGGCAGACTTCTATGTAGCTGTCCCTGCAATAATACCTAAGCTGATACCATTAAGGAACAAACTGAAACGAAAATacccaaacacaaaaagaa aGTCCCTGGGCCCTGATATTCTCAAAatgctgcagctcttcagagatGGTCTTGAGTATACTGTGCAAGATGAGAATGTCATCAAGACAAGAATAGCCAGA CTGGATATGCCTGCTGAGCAGATAATTGCCAATCTAAAAGCAGTTGTCCATGATATCTGCACATACAAGCCATCAAATTACA GTCCCCTGGTGCAGCAGTTGGTTATCAGATCTTCAACCAGTGAGGGTTTGCTACTGAACCTGGATGGGCTTCTGCCTCAGgtggagaaaacagaagaaataaaaaatgcagatgagGATGGTGAAGaagaagatgatgaaaaaaaactTACCCAAGAATCTGCTAGTACCTGA
- the MRPL1 gene encoding large ribosomal subunit protein uL1m isoform X2 — translation MAAPVGRCLWRVLAPRRGGVFPGLDQRLSAVPALVFSRPYAAAAKTAKKSFKKAKQEETKKKGTGRRPLLSKPVDDVYLTWLYRRPSYSPEQAVAMLKKFQELDFTHPKQHVYINVFLDMALEKKKKVDPFSGVVLLPHRYTEETNKVLVFTENEQEAEIARENGAAIVGGVELVKWILEDEIQADFYVAVPAIIPKLIPLRNKLKRKYPNTKRKSLGPDILKMLQLFRDGLEYTVQDENVIKTRIARLDMPAEQIIANLKAVVHDICTYKPSNYSPLVQQLVIRSSTSEGLLLNLDGLLPQVEKTEEIKNADEDGEEEDDEKKLTQESAST, via the exons ATGGCGGCGCCCGTTGGCCGCTGCCTGTGGAGAG TTCTGGCCCCACGTCGCGGCGGGGTCTTCCCCGGGCTCGACCAGCGCCTCTCCGCCGTCCCAGCCTTGGTGTTCTCCCGGCCCTACGCAGCGGCAGCCAA aactgcaaaaaaaagtttcaaaaaggccaagcaggaagaaacaaagaagaaaggCACTGGTAGGAGGCCACTGCTGAGCAAGCCAGTGGATGATGTGTACCTGACCTGGCTGTACAGGCGCCCGTCCTACAGCCCGGAGCAGGCTGTGGCCATGCTGAAGAAATTCCAGGAGCTGGACTTCACTCACCCCAAGCAGCATGTCTACATCAATGTCTTCCTAGATATGGCTCTAGAGAAAAAG AAAAAAGTGGATCCATTCTCAGGTGTTGTTCTCCTCCCACACCGCTacacagaggaaacaaacaagGTCTTGGTTTTCACAGAG aATGAACAAGAAGCTGAAATAGCTCGAGAGAATGGAGCTGCTATTGTGGGAGGAGTTGAATTAGTCAAatgg ATTTTGGAAGATGAGATCCAGGCAGACTTCTATGTAGCTGTCCCTGCAATAATACCTAAGCTGATACCATTAAGGAACAAACTGAAACGAAAATacccaaacacaaaaagaa aGTCCCTGGGCCCTGATATTCTCAAAatgctgcagctcttcagagatGGTCTTGAGTATACTGTGCAAGATGAGAATGTCATCAAGACAAGAATAGCCAGA CTGGATATGCCTGCTGAGCAGATAATTGCCAATCTAAAAGCAGTTGTCCATGATATCTGCACATACAAGCCATCAAATTACA GTCCCCTGGTGCAGCAGTTGGTTATCAGATCTTCAACCAGTGAGGGTTTGCTACTGAACCTGGATGGGCTTCTGCCTCAGgtggagaaaacagaagaaataaaaaatgcagatgagGATGGTGAAGaagaagatgatgaaaaaaaactTACCCAAGAATCTGCTAGTACCTGA